A single window of Vibrio stylophorae DNA harbors:
- a CDS encoding response regulator: MDKLNIICVDDQREVLSAVLKDLEPLSQLFAIEDCESGDEALELMDELDAEGEYVALVVSDHVMPGMTGVELLTEVSKDGRFVHTKKILLTGQATHQDAISAINQARIESYFEKPWQAEVLVSTVRNLITEYIFDMGLDHTQWLEALDQQVVLKRLH, from the coding sequence ATGGATAAGCTCAATATCATTTGTGTCGATGATCAGCGTGAAGTGTTAAGCGCTGTGCTAAAAGATTTAGAACCTTTAAGTCAATTGTTTGCAATTGAAGATTGCGAGTCTGGCGATGAAGCCCTCGAGCTCATGGATGAACTGGATGCTGAGGGCGAATATGTGGCGCTGGTGGTATCTGATCATGTGATGCCAGGAATGACTGGCGTTGAGCTGTTGACTGAGGTGTCAAAGGATGGCCGTTTTGTACACACCAAAAAGATTTTGCTCACCGGCCAAGCGACACATCAAGATGCGATCAGTGCCATTAACCAAGCGCGTATTGAAAGTTATTTTGAAAAGCCGTGGCAGGCTGAAGTTCTCGTGAGTACGGTTCGCAACCTGATCACTGAATATATCTTTGATATGGGATTGGATCATACCCAGTGGCTGGAAGCACTTGATCAGCAAGTGGTGTTAAAGCGCCTGCACTAA
- a CDS encoding ATP-binding protein → MFQRERERLIEVYFSQQSRQLTIEAGVRLMTQNGFNDRLYWVKSGELKGYYESSKADLSLKPGTELFTVSPGEIVGVHSFFSRSTVASTTIIASQDSELGWIDLNTEALEPELYGALSDQLMPLIVDELARRQQIMVQQTAAKERAMQKLFRAEQMTTLGQLAAGIAHELNNAVGVLSSKTETLQQSIYQRMVQRRPHLCEYLEHGLNHGQQQSSAEVRQRAKYFAQQYGLEKGKAKQLARAWPEDEIPQHWLTHLDDALIYWDMGRDIHDMRLAATHATHIVRSVKQLGGGEQDKQYNVNVNDTIEQALSLLQSPLRRVQVAWHGGEMPAIYACQNELVQVWINIIKNGCDAMMGMASPQLEIQTTVQRKSIVVTISNNGPAIPEEVRRKIFQPNFTTKKGGLSFGLGLGLSIAQRIVQSYEGSIAVKSDDSRTTFRIKLPFEDSYG, encoded by the coding sequence ATTTTTCAGCGTGAGCGAGAACGGCTCATTGAGGTTTATTTTTCGCAGCAATCACGTCAGCTGACGATTGAAGCTGGCGTGCGATTAATGACCCAAAATGGTTTTAATGATCGTCTGTATTGGGTGAAGTCGGGGGAGCTCAAAGGCTACTACGAATCATCAAAAGCAGATTTGAGTTTAAAGCCGGGGACTGAGCTTTTTACGGTTAGTCCCGGTGAAATTGTTGGTGTGCATAGTTTTTTCTCACGCAGCACTGTGGCTTCAACCACGATAATTGCTTCGCAAGACAGTGAGCTTGGTTGGATTGATCTCAATACCGAGGCTTTAGAGCCAGAGCTTTATGGCGCTTTGTCCGATCAATTGATGCCACTGATTGTGGATGAGCTAGCGCGGCGTCAGCAAATCATGGTGCAGCAGACCGCCGCCAAAGAGCGCGCGATGCAAAAGCTGTTTCGCGCAGAGCAAATGACCACCTTGGGTCAGCTTGCGGCAGGTATTGCACATGAGCTGAATAATGCTGTTGGCGTACTGAGCAGTAAAACTGAGACGTTGCAGCAATCTATTTATCAGCGCATGGTGCAACGTCGCCCACATTTATGTGAATACCTAGAACATGGATTGAACCATGGCCAGCAGCAATCATCTGCTGAAGTGCGTCAGCGTGCGAAATATTTTGCGCAACAATATGGCCTTGAAAAAGGTAAGGCAAAGCAACTGGCACGCGCATGGCCTGAAGATGAGATCCCACAGCATTGGCTCACGCATTTGGATGACGCGCTGATCTATTGGGATATGGGACGGGATATTCATGATATGCGTTTGGCTGCGACTCATGCCACCCATATTGTGCGCTCAGTGAAACAACTGGGGGGCGGTGAACAAGACAAGCAATATAACGTCAATGTGAATGACACCATTGAGCAGGCATTGTCATTGTTGCAAAGCCCGCTTCGGCGGGTGCAAGTGGCATGGCATGGTGGTGAGATGCCTGCCATCTATGCCTGTCAAAATGAGTTAGTCCAAGTGTGGATTAATATCATTAAAAATGGGTGTGATGCGATGATGGGAATGGCGTCACCTCAGCTTGAAATACAAACCACGGTGCAACGTAAATCGATTGTGGTCACCATTAGTAATAATGGTCCTGCGATTCCAGAAGAAGTGCGCCGTAAGATTTTTCAGCCCAACTTTACCACCAAAAAAGGGGGGCTCTCCTTTGGCTTGGGGCTCGGCCTGTCGATTGCACAGCGCATTGTGCAGAGTTACGAAGGCTCGATTGCCGTCAAGAGTGATGATTCGCGAACCACATTTCGCATTAAACTGCCTTTTGAGGACAGCTATGGATAA
- a CDS encoding CBS domain-containing protein yields the protein MESLKVIDYMNNRPVLFTTQMSLTVALERLLQSRQTGGPVVNEKDEVIGFISEQDMIQKLLKVSYHCEDAAQVGDCMRTDVLSVDPNDSILALAEMMCGQKPKVYPVVEKGRLVGVITRRNVLDAIHAQILKCFQHPV from the coding sequence ATGGAATCTTTGAAAGTGATCGACTACATGAATAACCGCCCCGTGTTATTCACCACTCAGATGTCACTGACTGTGGCTTTGGAGCGTCTATTACAGTCAAGGCAGACCGGTGGGCCCGTTGTGAATGAAAAGGATGAGGTGATTGGTTTTATTTCAGAGCAGGATATGATTCAAAAGCTGCTTAAAGTGAGCTATCACTGTGAAGATGCTGCTCAGGTTGGTGATTGTATGCGAACGGATGTTCTGTCAGTGGATCCCAATGATTCAATTCTTGCATTGGCTGAGATGATGTGTGGGCAAAAACCGAAAGTGTACCCTGTGGTTGAAAAGGGTCGATTGGTGGGGGTGATCACCCGTCGCAATGTACTCGATGCGATTCACGCGCAGATCCTGAAGTGCTTTCAACATCCCGTATAA
- the udp gene encoding uridine phosphorylase, whose product MTASVFHLGVNQDDFQGATLAILPGDPDRVEKIAGLMEQPEFLAAHREYTLYRAKLAGQTVIVCSTGIGGPSTSIAVEELAQLGIRDFLRVGTTGAIQPEIQVGDVIITTGSVRLDGASYHFAPAAFPAVANYRVMQAMEQAVTELGYPLHLGVTASSDTFYPGQERYDTVSGRVIKSLQGSMAEWQAMGVLNYEMESATLLTQCASQGFRAGCVAGVIVNRTHQEIPDAKTLALVETRAITAVVVAAKRLIQTA is encoded by the coding sequence ATGACAGCAAGCGTATTTCACCTCGGCGTAAATCAAGATGACTTTCAAGGTGCCACATTGGCCATTTTGCCAGGCGACCCCGATCGCGTAGAGAAAATTGCAGGCTTAATGGAGCAACCCGAATTTCTCGCGGCGCACCGTGAATATACCCTTTATCGCGCGAAGCTTGCCGGTCAAACCGTGATTGTTTGTTCAACGGGGATTGGTGGTCCATCTACGTCGATTGCAGTTGAAGAGTTGGCGCAGCTTGGGATTCGTGATTTTCTTCGGGTGGGTACCACGGGTGCCATTCAACCTGAAATTCAAGTGGGTGATGTGATTATCACCACAGGCTCTGTGCGCTTGGATGGTGCCAGTTATCATTTTGCACCAGCGGCATTTCCAGCGGTCGCTAACTATCGTGTGATGCAAGCGATGGAGCAGGCGGTGACTGAACTTGGTTATCCCTTGCATTTGGGCGTCACAGCGTCAAGTGACACCTTTTATCCAGGACAAGAGCGCTATGACACAGTGTCTGGCCGCGTGATAAAAAGCCTGCAAGGTTCAATGGCTGAATGGCAAGCCATGGGCGTGCTGAACTATGAAATGGAATCTGCGACCTTATTGACACAATGTGCCAGCCAAGGTTTTCGAGCCGGCTGCGTGGCTGGGGTGATTGTCAATCGGACCCATCAAGAGATTCCTGATGCAAAAACACTAGCGCTGGTGGAAACTCGCGCGATTACAGCAGTCGTTGTAGCGGCAAAACGTTTGATTCAGACCGCTTAG
- a CDS encoding type I secretion system permease/ATPase, with the protein MPDSSHAHFQRQKQKPNALTQQSSRFDQAMLLTKRHLGFVVLFSLVSNVLILTLPIYSLQLFDRVLTSASINTLVALCVIAVALLSLQAAFDYIRTSILQQSGLNLDAMIGPSILAQSVRQSAEKNHSDRQSMNALATLRQFFLSPSSTAIFDLPWTPIFLMVLFLLHPLIGAIALASIVLFTGLAFWTIHQQQKQSAAVELSQKQQQFASHDYLRHASMLRAMGMTESMVMRWQQDQQRLLQAQWQVHSKQSQLLALSRYLRTLLQIMVLSVGVLLVLEQQLGAGAIIASSILMSRVLAPFEQGVMSWRLSIQAYRAYQQLRHFVLNQDPMSKTHLPEPKGDICFEQVGLKFEGHQHAVLQGVNFKLGAGQALAIMGHSGAGKTLLVQLLMGIHQPTVGQIRIDGAAISQWPEAQFGQVIGYLPQHVGLLSGTVAENICRFTDAPAEKIVHAAQLACVHELILSLPCGYDTPIGEGGVQLSGGQLQRLALARAIFSNPRVLILDEPNSNLDPEGEVALAIVLQYCKEQGITVVMISHRPGFLKQMDWVLVLKDGRVEKAGTSEQFLGQQQAIRHHKKAKEVSHATS; encoded by the coding sequence TTGCCTGATTCATCTCACGCTCATTTTCAGCGACAAAAGCAAAAACCGAACGCATTGACTCAGCAATCGAGTCGGTTTGACCAAGCCATGCTGCTCACCAAGCGCCATTTAGGATTTGTGGTGTTATTTAGCTTGGTCAGCAACGTTTTGATTTTAACCCTGCCGATTTATAGCTTGCAGCTATTTGATCGCGTCCTCACCAGCGCCAGCATCAATACGTTGGTTGCGCTATGCGTTATTGCGGTGGCACTACTCAGCTTGCAAGCGGCTTTTGACTATATTCGAACCAGCATTTTGCAGCAGTCTGGATTGAATTTAGATGCGATGATAGGGCCCAGTATTTTGGCGCAAAGTGTGCGGCAAAGTGCGGAGAAAAATCACAGCGATCGACAAAGCATGAATGCGCTGGCTACGCTGCGGCAGTTCTTTCTGTCACCATCTTCAACCGCCATTTTTGACCTGCCTTGGACGCCCATTTTTCTAATGGTGCTGTTTTTGCTGCACCCATTGATTGGCGCCATTGCGCTGGCAAGTATTGTCCTCTTTACCGGTTTAGCGTTTTGGACCATACACCAGCAGCAAAAGCAAAGCGCTGCGGTTGAGCTATCACAAAAACAGCAGCAATTTGCATCCCATGACTATTTGCGTCATGCCTCGATGTTACGGGCCATGGGAATGACCGAAAGTATGGTCATGCGTTGGCAGCAGGATCAACAGCGTTTGCTTCAAGCGCAGTGGCAAGTGCATAGTAAGCAAAGTCAGTTGCTAGCGCTGAGCCGATATTTGCGCACACTGTTACAGATCATGGTGCTGAGTGTCGGTGTACTGTTGGTGCTTGAGCAGCAGCTTGGTGCCGGTGCGATTATTGCTAGCTCTATTTTGATGTCGCGCGTATTGGCTCCCTTTGAACAAGGGGTGATGAGCTGGCGTCTATCCATTCAAGCCTATCGTGCTTATCAGCAGCTTCGACACTTTGTGTTAAACCAAGATCCCATGAGTAAAACCCATCTTCCTGAGCCCAAAGGCGATATCTGCTTTGAGCAAGTGGGGCTGAAATTTGAAGGACACCAACATGCGGTGCTTCAAGGCGTCAATTTTAAGCTTGGTGCCGGACAAGCGCTGGCCATTATGGGTCATTCGGGTGCAGGTAAAACATTGTTGGTGCAATTGTTGATGGGCATTCATCAGCCTACGGTTGGACAGATTCGCATTGATGGCGCAGCGATTTCACAATGGCCTGAAGCGCAATTTGGCCAAGTGATTGGTTATCTGCCGCAACATGTGGGTTTGCTTAGCGGGACGGTGGCGGAAAATATTTGTCGATTTACCGATGCGCCAGCTGAAAAAATTGTTCATGCAGCGCAGCTTGCTTGTGTGCATGAGTTGATTTTATCGCTGCCTTGCGGTTATGACACGCCCATTGGTGAGGGCGGCGTACAGCTTTCAGGTGGGCAATTGCAGCGTTTGGCACTTGCGAGAGCAATCTTCTCCAACCCGCGCGTGTTGATATTAGATGAGCCCAATTCAAACCTTGATCCCGAAGGGGAAGTGGCGCTCGCTATTGTCTTGCAATACTGCAAAGAGCAGGGGATCACTGTGGTGATGATTAGTCATCGACCCGGCTTTTTAAAACAGATGGATTGGGTCTTGGTGCTCAAAGATGGCCGCGTAGAAAAAGCAGGTACCAGTGAGCAGTTTTTAGGGCAGCAACAAGCCATTCGTCATCATAAAAAGGCTAAGGAGGTGAGTCATGCCACGTCTTAA
- a CDS encoding SLC13 family permease produces MSRYLKYVLPIIIPLIILLMPLSAFPIEGMTVLQQRVIAIFLLAALCWVLEPIPIYATSVLIIVLELLLISDKGIFFFQQGNGEASFGHLLSHKEIMATFASPIIMLFLGGFFLAMAATKYRLDVNLARVLLKPFGEDPKFVTLGLMLITAIFSMFMSNTATTAMMLSILTPVLAVFATSDPARVALALSIPIAANIGGIGTPIGTPPNAIALKYLTGENAITFGEWMAFGVPFVVVLLAFAWGLLCLFYPAEQKSMKLEIKGKFLKTPKAITVYLTFGVTILLWLMGSKHGMNSYTVALIPVAVFSLTGIINKEDLKKISWDVLWLVSGGIALGLALDKTGLASNMVHSIPFDDFSPYVVLLGAATLCLLMANFMSHTATANLLMPIMAALGASMTSLAPMGGEITLILVVTFAASLGMSLPISTPPNALAHATGNVSSNQMAKTGVIIGIVGVLMSFVMIWMLRMVSFL; encoded by the coding sequence ATGAGCCGATACCTCAAATACGTCCTACCTATTATTATTCCATTGATCATCCTTTTGATGCCGCTATCGGCATTTCCCATTGAAGGAATGACTGTTTTACAACAACGTGTGATTGCCATTTTCCTTTTGGCCGCCCTGTGTTGGGTGCTAGAGCCCATTCCAATTTACGCAACATCCGTTTTAATTATTGTTCTTGAACTGCTATTGATTTCCGACAAGGGGATATTCTTTTTTCAGCAAGGCAATGGTGAGGCATCTTTTGGTCATCTGCTCTCTCATAAAGAGATCATGGCAACTTTTGCAAGCCCGATCATTATGCTGTTCTTGGGCGGTTTTTTTCTGGCCATGGCGGCCACGAAATATCGTTTAGATGTGAACTTAGCGCGGGTGCTGCTTAAGCCCTTTGGTGAAGATCCAAAATTTGTCACCTTGGGTTTAATGCTGATCACCGCCATTTTCTCGATGTTTATGTCCAATACCGCAACCACGGCGATGATGCTTTCGATTTTAACGCCGGTTCTTGCGGTATTTGCCACCAGCGATCCTGCGCGCGTGGCGCTCGCATTATCCATTCCCATTGCAGCTAACATTGGCGGCATCGGTACGCCAATTGGCACACCACCCAATGCCATTGCACTGAAATATTTAACTGGTGAAAACGCCATTACCTTTGGTGAGTGGATGGCCTTTGGGGTGCCATTTGTGGTGGTGCTGCTGGCTTTTGCATGGGGACTTCTTTGTCTGTTTTATCCAGCTGAGCAAAAGAGCATGAAGCTGGAAATTAAAGGGAAGTTCTTAAAAACGCCAAAAGCGATCACAGTTTATCTCACCTTTGGTGTCACCATTTTGCTTTGGTTGATGGGCTCAAAGCACGGCATGAACTCTTATACCGTTGCACTGATCCCTGTCGCGGTTTTCTCATTGACGGGCATTATCAACAAAGAGGATTTGAAAAAAATCTCTTGGGATGTGCTGTGGTTGGTTTCAGGCGGTATTGCGCTAGGTCTAGCGCTTGATAAAACCGGTCTTGCCAGCAATATGGTTCACAGTATTCCATTTGATGATTTCTCACCTTATGTGGTGCTACTTGGCGCCGCTACCTTATGTTTATTGATGGCAAACTTTATGTCGCACACTGCGACGGCAAACTTGTTGATGCCGATTATGGCAGCCCTGGGCGCATCAATGACCAGTCTGGCGCCAATGGGCGGTGAGATAACATTGATTCTGGTGGTGACCTTTGCCGCATCACTGGGCATGTCATTGCCAATCAGTACGCCGCCAAATGCCTTGGCACACGCGACTGGTAATGTGTCGAGTAACCAAATGGCGAAGACCGGTGTGATCATTGGCATCGTTGGTGTGCTCATGAGCTTTGTGATGATTTGGATGCTTCGTATGGTGTCGTTTCTATAA